CGGAGGTCGATGCGCGCCACCGCCTCCGCCACGCCGGCGAAGGCCGCCTCGAGGACGGGCTCGAGGGGCCCGGCGAAGGTGATGACGCAACGGTGGTGATCCTCGTCGGATTCGGTGTCCAGGACGCGGACACCCTTCACCTTTGCGATGGCTTCCGTGATGGCCGCAATGACTTCCGGCCGCCGGCCTTCGCTGAAGTTGGGAACGCACTCGACCAGGACACTCTCCACGTCCCGCGTGATGGCCTCCCTCTGGCCAGGCTGCGGCCGCAGGCCCTAGGCAGAAGGCCTGCGGTGGGGCGTCTGTAGCGCCTTTCGGGACCAGAGCCGGATCTCCTCGGTCAGGTCCATTTTCTCCAGTTCCTGCAGCGAAAACCAGCCGATGGCGGCCACCTCGCTGTTGGGCCGCAGTTCGGGGAGCGACGGCTCTACGCCGCCGGCCTGGAGCGGCTCGGCGAAGTAGATGAGGTCGATGTGCTCGTGGCCGGGCTCGATCACCTCGAGCTGGATGCCCTCCGGCCTGGTGAGCTGCCTCGGTACCTCTACCGGGAGTGCGCGCTCGCCCGCCAGCCGCACGACGAGCCCTGTCTCCTCCTGGACCTCCCGCACCGCCGCCTCGTCGGGGAGTTCGCCGGGCCGGATGTGGCCGCCGGGGGGCAGCCACTTGCGGTAGCGGCGATGAAACATGAGCAGGAGCCGCCCTCTGTACGTGACGAACACCGCGACGGTAAA
This window of the Bacillota bacterium genome carries:
- a CDS encoding NUDIX domain-containing protein, coding for FTVAVFVTYRGRLLLMFHRRYRKWLPPGGHIRPGELPDEAAVREVQEETGLVVRLAGERALPVEVPRQLTRPEGIQLEVIEPGHEHIDLIYFAEPLQAGGVEPSLPELRPNSEVAAIGWFSLQELEKMDLTEEIRLWSRKALQTPHRRPSA